The Phenylobacterium immobile (ATCC 35973) nucleotide sequence TCTTGGGCAGGGTGAGCGCCGCGCGTTCTTCGGCCCACCGGTCCCGCTCAGTGACCATCCGCGCGCGCATCTGCTCAGCCTCGGTCGTTAGTTTCGCCACCGGGACCGCGATCACCGGCGCCTCTCTCACCAGCCGGTCGGCGGTCGCCTGGAAGTCGGTCCGAAGCTCCTTGCGCTTGGCGTTGTGGGCGTTGGTGTCGCGGTTCTGTTGACCGCGTTCCGAGACGATGTCCTTGCGTTCCAGCGCGCTCGCCGTCGGCCCCAGATGCACCCCTGGTTCGCGATCCGAACCCTGCTCCGAGAGCGACAGGTGCGAGACCTGCGGCGCGTCCGGACCAAGGTGCCGGCGCAGGTGTTCGTTCTGGACTTCCGCCCAGGCGGCGCGCCACTCACGGACAGCTTGAGGCGACCGCCAACTCTCCGACTTTCGACCAAATCCGTCGGCATTAAGCTCCCTCGTGGTCACCAGGATATGGGCGTGGAAATTGCGCTCATCACCTTCCTTGCCGGGACGGTGCATCGCCACGTCGGCGATCATTCCGCGCGCCACCAACTGCTCGGAGACGAAGGCCTCAACCAGGGCCCGCCGCTGGGCAAAATCCAGCTCATGCGGCAGCGAAACCAACAGCTCCCTGGCGGGCACGGCGTCCTTGCGATTCTCGGCGTCCTCGGCGGCGTTCCAAAGGGTTTGCCGGTCGCCGAAAGCCGCCGGCGCATCGGCCGGCGCCATGATCGCCGTGAACTCGATGTCGCCCTTCGCTCCGAAGTCGAACTCCATCGCCAGGCGCTCGTCGATGAGCCGGTCGCCGGAGCGATAGGCAGCGGCCGCCACGGCGGAGCGCCCGGCCGACCTCTGAATGGTTTGAACCTCTAGTCGGTACTGGGCCATGCGCCCTCCCCTGGCTGCGCCGTCACCTGGGCCCCTGCCGGGATCGCTAAGGGCTGCGCCCTTGGCTCAAGGCTTCGCATCGATCGATGCGAGAAAGGGCCTTGAGGGTGTCGGGCGAGGCCTGACCGCACGGTTGGTGGGCGCAGCACATCCAACCGGTAACTGCGCCCTTGGACCGAATTTGAATTTTCGCCGCCGTAGACCAGGTCGCACTTTTGTGGAAGCATTACGCCGTTTCGTGCTTTTTCACTATTGAAAGGCCGCACCATGGCCAAGGTCGACAAGCGCCGACGGAACGCTCGTCCGTCAAAGTACAAGCCCCGCTCCCCCGCCCAGCTCGCCCGCAAACGCGAGCTCTGGGCGGCCCGGTCAAGCGACCGCGAACGGGCAAAACGGACCGATGAAGAAGCCGCCCTCCTCGAGCGGCTGGCGGAGCTGGAGTCGGCGCTGCGAGAGGCGGGCCAGGACGGAATCCATAAGCAGCGGCACGTCACCCCGCTTGAAGATATCGAGGATGACGCCAAGCGTTTCCACGTGCTGAAAGCGCGCGTCGAACGCCTTGAAGCCCTGTGGTCGATCAACAAGCGCAGACGCGAAACACGCGGCAAAATCATCATTGGCGGCGCCCTGCTGGCCGAAGCCGGAGACGCGCATTTCGCGGGCGACGACGAGCTTCTGGCGCGCCTGGTCGACATCCTCGACCGGCGTGTTGAGCGGGTGCGCGATCGCCTGACCGTGCGCGAACTCCTAGGCAATGTGCCTCTGCCCTTGCGCCCGGGCGGCGACCTGGATGAGGACGCGCAATCGGCTCTGCAGGCCGCCGGCGAGCCTCTGCCGGACTTCGACCTGATGGCCGAATCCGCCCTCGCTCGGGAAGAGGGCGACGGCCTGCTGCCGAGCGAAGTCGACCCTGATTATGCCGATCTCGACCAAGCTTGGCGTGCGGCCTGATCATGGCTCTGCTCCGGCCGCCAGGCCCGGGCCGACCACAAAGATCGAGCGGCCCGGATCGGCGACTTTTGTCGCGCGCATAGCCCCCTGCCCTGCCCCTTCCGGAGCTAGACCGGAAGCCGAGCCGGCGTCCTGCGCGGCACGATTGTCGCCGACGAAGATGGCCCCGCCGGCGGCCTGCCAGGCCACTTCGGGCGAAGTTCCACGAGGGGCGGAAGAGGGTTTGGCGGAGCGCGGCCCCCTCCCCCCGGTCGAGCGCACATCCACGTAGAAGCTATGGGCGCCGATCACGGCGGAAGGCCCTGTCCCACCGAAGTTTACGAGGCCCTCGGAGACCTCGCCGCGGGTCGCCCGGTCCGCCACGATTTGCGGGTTCTGGAAGAAGCGCGCCCCGTTGGTGAGATCAGGTAGGCGACCCTCAAGAGCGAGATTGATAATGGTCTCGATCCGCGCCCGCTGCGCGACTGTGGAGGCCGGCAGGCGACGCCAGTCGCCGCCGACCCGCATCACCGGCTCGAACTGGCCTCGGGCATTGACCACGGCCTCGACCGTGCCGCCCCATCGCCCATCCTGGACCCGGTTGAGGATCGTGTAGACGACGGCGGCCAGGCCGCTGTCGCCCTGATTACCGGCCTCGGCGAAGGCGACCCGGGTAATCGCTTCGCGCGCGTCCGAGCCGGCCACGAGGGGAGCAAGACCGCTCCGCGTCAAAGGCGGCGCCATCACCGCCGAGGGGGGCGCGGGAGGCGGGCAATTGACGCCCGCGGGCAAAGGTTGGGCGCTCTGGCCGCGCGCGAGCAGCAGGCACAATCCCGCCAGGGCAGCAGGGTCCATCAACGGTCTCCAGTGTGGGAAAGCGACAGGGTCACCGGCCGGAACACGCCGACGATTTCGGCGCGGTTCACCGGGCCGAAGTATCGGCTGTCCAAGCTGTTGGGGATGCGGTCGGAGAAGACGAACACTTCGCCGTCGTGGAGCCGGCGGCAGCCGTTCCAACGCGGCAAGACAGCGCCGCGCCGGTCCGTGTTCAGAATCGGGGCGCGCACCTGTCCATTGATCACTAACCGGCCGTCGACCGTGCAGACTTGGTCGCCGGACACGGCGGCGACGGACTTCAAAACCGGCACCCGGCGCAGGTAGTTCATATGCCCGTCCGCGTAGGGAAAAGCGGCCGCTGGCGCGGGAAAGGCGACCAGCGCGCCGACCCTCACCGGCTCGGCCTGCCGCAGATAGAGCCCCTCCGGCTCACTGGCCGTTCGGTTCCACAACAGCAGCGGACGAGCGCCCCCGGCCGTGGCCATCGACAGTGCGCTGATGAGCGCGGCCCCGCCGCCCAGGACGCAGGCCAACGGCGTCCAACGCGGGGCTGTAGGAGTGAGAAACATCAGATGGGACCGGCGCAGCCAAAACGAGCCGAAGGCTCGGCAGGGCTTGCGGCCACGATGTGGCTCATGCCCGGCGATTGTGGGCTTGGGATCGCCGCGCACCACACCTTCCGGTCATTGTAGCCGCTTGGCCATGGCAAGTTGCCCATGGGCAACCCCGGTCATCTCCAGCCTATGGTCCGCCGCCCAAAGCCCTCCAGCGGCCAACGGGCTCTTGCATGGATTTTCAACGAGATTTCATGCAAAGAGGATCGAAGGCCGGGATCGGGGCTATGACCAAGTTCGAGCAGTTCAAAGCCAAGCTTACGCCCGGGCAAACCTATCGGCGGGCGGACCTGGCCCAATGGTCGACGGCGGTTGATCGTCACCTGAAGGAGGCCGTGCAGGCCGGCGTGCTGGCCAAGCTGTCTGGCGGCCTCTACTACGCGCCCAAACTGACCGCGTTTGGGGCGGCGCCGCCGGAGGACGCGATCCTGGTGTCGACCTTCCTCAAGGGCGCACCGTTCCTGTTGGCCTCACCCAACGCCTACAATTCGCTAGGGGTCGGCACGACCCAGCTGCACAACATGACCGTGGTCTATAACCACAAGCGCCACGGCACGTTCGCGCTCGGCAGCCGCAGCTACGAGTTTCGGATGAAGCCCGCCTTCCCGAAGACGCTCTCACTTGAGTTTCTGCTGGTGGACCTGGTTAACAACCTCGATCAACTGGGCGAGGACGCCGAAGACATGCTGAAGCGCGTCAAGGCGCGCCTGGTGGCCACTGACCGAGCACGGGTAAAGAAGGCCTCGCAGTCCTACGGTTCCGAGCGGACCAAGAAGTTCTTCAACCGGACCCTTGCCGAGATCGACCCCGAGCGACAGGACAGCGAACCCACGACCCGCCCATAGCCGCCGGGAGGGTCAGTCTGATATCGGTTGGCATATCAGAATGGGTCATCGATGTAGGTTAAGACATCACCCGCTCGACAAACCCTCACCCCAATGATATCGCATTCAATATCCTATAGGTGCGTTGATGCAGAATAAGCAATCAAGGAGCCCGGCCTTGTCCGCCTTAGGTGACGTCGTGCGCCAGGCCCGGCAGGCAAAAGGCTGGAGCCAGCGCGAACTCAGCGCGCGCACCCACATGCCCCAGGCGCAGATCTCCCGCATCGAAAACGCTGACGTGGATCCTCAGGTGTCCACCCTGATCGAACTGGCCCGTGCCCTCGAGCTCGAACTGCAGCTCATCCCGAAGTCGGCCTTAACGGCGGTTGAGGCGACCGTGCGATCGACCGAGGCGCGGTCTGACGAGCGCGCGTCCCAAAACCTCATGGCTGAACTGCTGCGCGCTGCCGAGCAGGCCCATGCCATGGCGCCCGATCGCGAAGACATCGCCTCGTTGCTGTCGAGCCTGCGTGATCTTCAGCCGCTGACGCCTGCCCTGCGCGCGCGGGCCCTGATCGGCGATCTCAAGAGCGTGCAGATCCTGCTGCATGGCTTCCTGACCTATCCACCCGCCGAGCGCCCGAGCCACGCTCAGCCGATCCGCGACGCGGCGCAAAGGCTCAAGGACTTGAGAAACATGCTGGTGCATGCCCCGGCAGGCGAACGGCCGGCCTACAGCCTGGATGATGAGGACTGACGATGGCGGCGGATGCATTGGAAGTTCTGCTCGGCGACCGAAGGATCGGCCTGATCACTGCACTTGGCGGGGATCAGTCGATCTTTGCTTTCGGCGACGCCTACGCCGAGGACCTAGACCGGCCGACGCTTAGCCTGTCGTTCAAGGGGGATCGCGGCGGCCTGCTGAGGGACCACAGGCCGACCCAGACACGGCTCATGCCGTTCTTTTCCAACCTCCTGCCTGAAGGCCCGCTGCGCGACTACCTCGCCAAGCGCGCCGGCGTGAAGCCGATGCGGGAATATCCGTTGTTGGAGACCCTGGGCCTGGACCTGCCCGGCGCCATCACCGTGCGGCCGAGGGGCAGCGGCGAAATCGACGACGGCGACGCAGCCGAAGACGACCAGCCGGTCGATAGCGGCGCCGGGACACAGGAAGCGGCCTTGCGCTTCTCGCTGGCCGGCGTGCAGCTGAAATTCTCGGCTGTCCAAAAGGCTCAGGGCGGTCTGACGATTCCGGCGAGCGGCCGCGGCGGCGACTGGATCGTAAAGCTGCCGTCGATGCGGTTTCCCGCCGTGGCGGCCAATGAATTTTCAATGATGCGCCTGGCGCGCGCCATGGGCATGGATATCCCCGACGTCGAGCTCTTGCCGCTAGACCAAATCGAGGGTCTGCCCGAGGGCCTCGGCAAATTCGAGGAGGATGCCTTCGCCATCCGCCGCTTCGACCGCCCCCTCAAAGGACCCCCGGTCCACATCGAGGACTTCGCCCAGGTCTTCGGCGTCTATCCGGCGGAGAAGTACGACAAGGGCTCCTACCGCAACATCGCCAAGGTGCTCTGGTTGGAAACGGGCGAGGCCGGGGTGAGCGAGTTCATCCGCCGTCTGGTGTTCAACGCCCTGATCGGCAACGCCGACATGCACCTGAAGAACTGGTCGCTGATCTATCCGGATGGACGCACGCCCAAGCTGGCCCCGGGCTACGACTTCCTATCGACGACCCTCTACCTTCCTGATGAGAACGCGGCGTTGAAGTTCGCCCGGACGAAGAAAGTCGCCGAACTGACCCTTGGCGAGCTGATCTATATGGCCGCCAAGGCCGGCATCCCCGAAGCCTTGGCAAAGGACACGACGACGGAGGCTGTCGACCGGTTCCACCAGGTCTGGGGCCAGGAGCGCGCTCACCTGCCGATCTCCGGCAAATTGGAGACGGAGATCAATCGGCTGCTTACCGTCATCCCACTGGCTATGGGCCGCTAACGCTTCTGGCGTCAGCGTCCATACCGGCCCGGCAGGCCCCTCCCCGCTTACGCACCGACGCGCTGCCTGTGTGGCGACCACGACAGAACTGAGGGCCCAACGGGCAAAATTGCGACGGTGCAATTTCAGGCCGAGGCGGTCACTGATACCCCGATGGATCTCCGAAGTTGCCAATTGGCAACTTGCGTCTTGAGGGCTCGGAATCGCGCCGAAATCACCTTGTTGCCAATTGGCAACTTCAGGCCTTCGGACGCAGCCTTTGCAGCTCGCGCTGGAAGGCTGACTGGAAATCCGCATTGCTTGCGTCGGCATCGAGCGCCAGTTCCAGCACCACCTTCTTCGAACCCTTGCGGACCAGGGTGAAGAGGGCTGCGCCGCTGTCGCTGGAAACGACAGTGGCGCGACTGGCCGCCTTGGCGGCCGGCTTGCGGCTTGCGACCGCCTTTAGGGCGCTGATGACCTTAGGAGGCTCCAGCATCGCCTTACCCGCCGCCCTGCAGGCCGCCTGTTGAGCGGCCAGCCGCTTCGCTTCGGCCATCACCTTTGGTCGCGAGTCGTCGTCGGCGAGCAGAGGCTTGATTTCGCGCGCGTGGTTCTCACGCAGGAGGCGGATATCCCCGAAGGCTTCCACGACGTCGGTCGGGAGCTTGCCGAGGTCTAGAAAGCGCGACAGCCACGCCCTTGGGACTTCAAGACGTTCGGCCATCCGTTGGGCGACGCCGCCGTAGAAGGTCTCGACGGCGTGTCGATAGTCGAGCGCGCGCTCATAGTCGCTGATGTCCTTACGCGACCGGTTCTCGACGTCGGCCAGGCGGAAGGCCTGCTCGTCGGTGAGCTCGCGCTCCTCGATCAGATAGCGGATCTCGCGATGCTCAATATTGCGCAGGTAGCTGACCGACCAATGCCGCCGCGCGCCGCTGATGACCTCGTATTCGAAGGCCGGGTCGTCGTCGACCCGCCGCACGATCGCGGGAAATTCCTGCTCGCCCTGGGCACGCAGGCTCTCCAGCAGATCGGCGCAGGAGGCCTCGTTGAGCAAATCGTAGCGTCGATTGTGCCGGCTCCACATCCGGCAACGGGCCGGATCAACGAGCTTGAGGGTCTTTTCCTTGACGTCCCCGGACGTCACCCGCGCCAGCCCGGTCAGGCGGGTGCTCAGACGCTCCGTTGCGGGCGCGCCGCGTTCAACGGTCGGGGTTTCAGTGACCGGTGCCACCAAGCCCGCGAGGATCGAGCGGTTCTTGCCTGTTGTGGATGCCATGACCGCCCTCCCCTACCCTAGTCCAAGCCGACGAAGCTCCGACCGATGGCTCGGCCAGGCTTTGCGAATAAGCAGTTCGATCTCGCCGTTCAGGCGATCCAGATTGTTGCGGCAGCGCTCATAGGTCTTGGTCGTCGGACCGCTCAGCTCATAGACAGTGCGCAGCTGGACGTTGGCGTTGTCGATTTCGGCTGAGTCGAGCAGCGAGGCCGACAGCATGTCGGCGCCGAACACCGCTTCCATCATGTCCCGGATCTGCGTGTGGGCGCTCTTGCCCTCATCGACCTTGGTGGCGACGACGCGAAGGAAATGATAGCCGCGGGCGCCCAGATGGTTCTGCATCACCTCAAGCGTCTCGACGATCATCCGAAGGAAGTGCGCCGTCGAGGCGAAGTCGACGGTCGAGGGCGGCGTCGGGATCAGCAGCGCATTGGCGGCGCGCAGCACGGCCAGCGAAAGCATGCCCAGCGCTGGCGGCGGATCCAGTAGGACCACGTCGTAGTCCCCGGCCATACTTTCCACGCCGCGACGCAGACGGTCGAGTGCGTCCGGATTGCCGCGAAGCCGTGCCGCGGCCTCGTATTCGGCTTGGTATAACCCAAGGTTCGCAGGCACCAGATCGATGCCCGGCCAGGCGGTAGACCGCAGGGCATACTTCAGGTCCGGTTCGCCGCCGTGGCGGAAAAAGGGGAGGAGGGTCTCCTCGTCGTCGATGTCGATGTCCGGGTTGAAGCCGAAGATCGTCGTGGTGCTCGCCTGGCTGTCGCAGTCGATCACCGCCACCCGGTAGCCCTTCAGAGCCAGAAACTGGGCGATGTGGCAGGTCAGCGTGCTCTTGCCGACCCCGCCTTTGAAGTTCTGCACCGCCAGGACGATGGGCGGATCGTCGGGCCCACGCCGGGGGCGTGTGCCGAAGACGTCGCGCATGTGATTGACCTCGGACAGGCTGTAGCCTTCCCGGCGGCCGGTCGCGCTCAGGCGAGGGGCGGGGAGGCGTCCGTCGGCTTCGGCCTGCCGAATGGCTTCTGAAGTCCGCCCGACCATCTCGGCCGCCTTGGTGACCGTGAACCGCAGGTCGACGATCTTCTGCTCTCCCGGCGCAAACACCGTGGCGCGAAGGCGGGTGATGACGTCGTGCGCCCGGTCGCTGAGCGCCGACATGGCGGCAAGCAGGACGGGGCCGGAAGCGGTGCTTTCAGCTAGGGCTTGCTTCGCCATGGTCCGCCTCCTTTGCAAATATCCGACATCA carries:
- the mobQ gene encoding MobQ family relaxase; this encodes MAQYRLEVQTIQRSAGRSAVAAAAYRSGDRLIDERLAMEFDFGAKGDIEFTAIMAPADAPAAFGDRQTLWNAAEDAENRKDAVPARELLVSLPHELDFAQRRALVEAFVSEQLVARGMIADVAMHRPGKEGDERNFHAHILVTTRELNADGFGRKSESWRSPQAVREWRAAWAEVQNEHLRRHLGPDAPQVSHLSLSEQGSDREPGVHLGPTASALERKDIVSERGQQNRDTNAHNAKRKELRTDFQATADRLVREAPVIAVPVAKLTTEAEQMRARMVTERDRWAEERAALTLPKIDSARGLERELLQPARADLAAAKLQLRQTEQRVTKVRQKRLALVQWIRNPARMIWAKHAELNAIARARREMKRAEVAIQVRAAWIASPAGQTYVASRRGPQLERAGDVARQRRTLERKIKRIDKRIEGATRAYNDLRVAQALGQKELQVPSRLPDETRFIREVGGPARAALMRYPAQARALAVERVNRSLGQTIGRGILPGR
- a CDS encoding ParB/RepB/Spo0J family partition protein → MASTTGKNRSILAGLVAPVTETPTVERGAPATERLSTRLTGLARVTSGDVKEKTLKLVDPARCRMWSRHNRRYDLLNEASCADLLESLRAQGEQEFPAIVRRVDDDPAFEYEVISGARRHWSVSYLRNIEHREIRYLIEERELTDEQAFRLADVENRSRKDISDYERALDYRHAVETFYGGVAQRMAERLEVPRAWLSRFLDLGKLPTDVVEAFGDIRLLRENHAREIKPLLADDDSRPKVMAEAKRLAAQQAACRAAGKAMLEPPKVISALKAVASRKPAAKAASRATVVSSDSGAALFTLVRKGSKKVVLELALDADASNADFQSAFQRELQRLRPKA
- a CDS encoding type II toxin-antitoxin system HipA family toxin; the encoded protein is MAADALEVLLGDRRIGLITALGGDQSIFAFGDAYAEDLDRPTLSLSFKGDRGGLLRDHRPTQTRLMPFFSNLLPEGPLRDYLAKRAGVKPMREYPLLETLGLDLPGAITVRPRGSGEIDDGDAAEDDQPVDSGAGTQEAALRFSLAGVQLKFSAVQKAQGGLTIPASGRGGDWIVKLPSMRFPAVAANEFSMMRLARAMGMDIPDVELLPLDQIEGLPEGLGKFEEDAFAIRRFDRPLKGPPVHIEDFAQVFGVYPAEKYDKGSYRNIAKVLWLETGEAGVSEFIRRLVFNALIGNADMHLKNWSLIYPDGRTPKLAPGYDFLSTTLYLPDENAALKFARTKKVAELTLGELIYMAAKAGIPEALAKDTTTEAVDRFHQVWGQERAHLPISGKLETEINRLLTVIPLAMGR
- a CDS encoding AAA family ATPase — encoded protein: MAKQALAESTASGPVLLAAMSALSDRAHDVITRLRATVFAPGEQKIVDLRFTVTKAAEMVGRTSEAIRQAEADGRLPAPRLSATGRREGYSLSEVNHMRDVFGTRPRRGPDDPPIVLAVQNFKGGVGKSTLTCHIAQFLALKGYRVAVIDCDSQASTTTIFGFNPDIDIDDEETLLPFFRHGGEPDLKYALRSTAWPGIDLVPANLGLYQAEYEAAARLRGNPDALDRLRRGVESMAGDYDVVLLDPPPALGMLSLAVLRAANALLIPTPPSTVDFASTAHFLRMIVETLEVMQNHLGARGYHFLRVVATKVDEGKSAHTQIRDMMEAVFGADMLSASLLDSAEIDNANVQLRTVYELSGPTTKTYERCRNNLDRLNGEIELLIRKAWPSHRSELRRLGLG
- a CDS encoding helix-turn-helix domain-containing protein, with translation MSALGDVVRQARQAKGWSQRELSARTHMPQAQISRIENADVDPQVSTLIELARALELELQLIPKSALTAVEATVRSTEARSDERASQNLMAELLRAAEQAHAMAPDREDIASLLSSLRDLQPLTPALRARALIGDLKSVQILLHGFLTYPPAERPSHAQPIRDAAQRLKDLRNMLVHAPAGERPAYSLDDED
- a CDS encoding S26 family signal peptidase, which encodes MFLTPTAPRWTPLACVLGGGAALISALSMATAGGARPLLLWNRTASEPEGLYLRQAEPVRVGALVAFPAPAAAFPYADGHMNYLRRVPVLKSVAAVSGDQVCTVDGRLVINGQVRAPILNTDRRGAVLPRWNGCRRLHDGEVFVFSDRIPNSLDSRYFGPVNRAEIVGVFRPVTLSLSHTGDR
- a CDS encoding cell wall hydrolase, whose protein sequence is MDPAALAGLCLLLARGQSAQPLPAGVNCPPPAPPSAVMAPPLTRSGLAPLVAGSDAREAITRVAFAEAGNQGDSGLAAVVYTILNRVQDGRWGGTVEAVVNARGQFEPVMRVGGDWRRLPASTVAQRARIETIINLALEGRLPDLTNGARFFQNPQIVADRATRGEVSEGLVNFGGTGPSAVIGAHSFYVDVRSTGGRGPRSAKPSSAPRGTSPEVAWQAAGGAIFVGDNRAAQDAGSASGLAPEGAGQGAMRATKVADPGRSIFVVGPGLAAGAEP